In the genome of Crassostrea angulata isolate pt1a10 chromosome 6, ASM2561291v2, whole genome shotgun sequence, the window ATCTACACAGTTCTTTTATCAACTCGGACATAAAGTTACTGCCTTGATCTGTGAGGATTTCATTTGGAAAACCCACGTCAGCAAATATTCCCATCAAGGCCTCTGCTACTGTCTCCGCCTCTTGGTTTTTTAGAGCTACTGCAATTGGATACTTTGTAGCATAATCTacacataccaaaaaaaatctgTTCTTGGATTCTGTCAATGGCAAAGGACCTACAAAATCTAGTGCAATTCGCTGAAATGGTTCGTCGATAGTAGGTATACTTACAAGTGGTACCTTTTTCACTCTTCCTTTCGCCGTACCTTTTTGACACTCTGGACAGGATCTGCAGTATTTTGATGTGTCTGAAAAAATTCCAGGCCAAAAGAAATGCTGTAAAATCCTGTTTCTGgtcttctttactcccatatGACCCGACATAGGAATGTCATGTGCCATTTCAAGTGCCAACGACCTGTATTTATGGGGAAGGACAAACTGAAATATGTCATTTCCTACCTCACGAGGAAATACCCTGTAGAGAATCTTGTCCTTGAGAGTGTAGTATGACTGACCTTCGTCTGGCTTTTCAAATGTCATTTCCCTCACACGTGTCAGGCTAGGATCAGTTTCCTGCAATTTGATCAATGTCTCTGTATCacaaatgtcaaattttagctcaCCATCATCTGTCTTCTTTGGTCTAGGCTTCGTTTCCTCTGCTTCCAATCGAGTCTGTGCTCTTGTTTGAACTGCCAAACAGTCAGCTGGTTTCTCAACTTCCATTTTCTCGATCTTGTCTATTACGTTTCCAAGTATGACGTCAGCAAATGGAGAATCTAAGATAAGAGCAAACAATTTACCTTTTATAAATGGCGTATCTATCTCTACACATGCTTCTTGGCATTGTTTCTCGGACCCATCAGCAAGAATTATCTTCCTTCCTCTCCCGGTCATTTGCTCCTTCTCGACTAGACGACTGTGGACGAATACAGTTGAACAACCAGTATCTCTCAAAACTGTTGCCTCTTTACCTCCTACACTTCCCCTAGAAATATCCAAACCTGGTACTGAATTATCATCTACATCTTTTGTATCCCCTGTACTTACACCAGGGAGTTTGACCAACGCTGCACTTGTATACAAGTCAGGTTTTCCCCCCTCTGTATGTTGCTTATTTTCGTGTTCTGACAAACACAACCCAAGCTTACCAAACTTCTTGTCCTCGGGTTTTCTATACTGTCCTCGGTTGTAAAGAGAACAGTCTCTCTGGATATGCCCAGGCCTCTTACAATAGTAACAGGCTCTGTCTTTGACCTGCGGGCCTTTTCCTTGTTCAGCTTTAAATTGCCCCTGATTTACATTGAAATTACCTTGAGAATTTCGATCTGTTCCATTTTTGCGGTTCCCTCCGAACGTCAACCTTTTGTGAGCTGTTTGATAGGCCTCAACCAAATCGATCACTTCCTTAACATTCTTTGGTCGATGTTCATGAACCCATACCTGCAAATCTTTATCACAAAACTTAAGCAATTGCTCTCTCAACACCAAATCGTACAGACTGTTATATTGCCCATGAATATCTTTTCTTTCACACCAGTGCGATAAATACTTTTCCGTACGTACCTGATAATCCTTGAACGATTCATCAGATTGTTGCCTTGCCTGTCGAAACTTCTCTCTATAAGCTTCTGAAGTTAACTCATATCGTTTGAGTATTGCCTCCTTAATCTTATCATACTTACCACTTTCACCATCGCTTAGACGAGAGTAAGCTTCCAATGCCTTACCTGTCAATAGTGGTACCAAATGAATAGCCCATTCAGACTTATCCCATTTATGCAACGCTGCAAGTTTCTCAAATGATCTCAAAAACACATCAATATCTTGACCTTCTTCCAACTTAGGAAGCTTAACATGAGAATTCTGGACCGATGAACTACCATTTGATTTCCCTCCATTAGCTCTAGCTACCTTTAACTCTTCCTCTTTCAATGCTAACTCCTTAACCTTAAACTCATGATCCAACGCAGCTTTCTTCATCTCACGCTCAGCCTGTCTCTCTTCCCGTTCAATCTTTCTCTCTTCCCTGTCCTTCTCACTCAACAACTTCAACATTTCTAAACAATCAGACAATGATGCCCCCTTCTTAATCTGATCATTAACCCACGACGGTAACTCCGACATGATTCAACACCTAACTGAAACAGAGATAGTAAGGCTGAAATTAGAGCAGGACTAGAGAAATGAAGAGAAAATACTCACAAGGGATGGGTGAATTCTGCCCACTTTGTAAAGGTTGTAACTAAAACAGCAATCAAAGcaatcccaccgctgccaccaaaatGTCATGAATCATATATCCTGAACTGATATAATGATCAGACGAGTTCTTTGGAATTGCCAGATGTCTGTATCAGAAACAACCAAAACaccaaaataaacaaacaaatatttaataagaaaaaaaatacatacaagaaaaaaaataaatgaaagaaatattaaacCAGATTCTAAAAGAGAGAGTCGACTCTAATTTCAACAACAAATCTTTAAATTgacttcaaaacaaaatattctttcCAAAATTTAAACACTTAAATTGATTCACatatatttagattttcaaataatttctcTAAATTCGTTTATCAactttcaaatcaatttcacaaaaatatcacTACAATTATACGAGAAccaaatattcaaaacaatgaaagtgaaatttcaataaatttcgTCACATTTCCTTTCCTGGTTCCTCGGTATATTTCCGGTGACTTTTCACCCAAACCCCGGATATCACATAGACAGACACACGGACACACAAACACGGACAGATGACACAACCGTTGCTCCGGTACGTTAGGCCACCACAACACAACACACATATACAAACGTCTCCAGCGTA includes:
- the LOC128187632 gene encoding uncharacterized protein LOC128187632, with protein sequence MSELPSWVNDQIKKGASLSDCLEMLKLLSEKDREERKIEREERQAEREMKKAALDHEFKVKELALKEEELKVARANGGKSNGSSSVQNSHVKLPKLEEGKALEAYSRLSDGESGKYDKIKEAILKRYELTSEAYREKFRQARQQSDESFKDYQVWVHEHRPKNVKEVIDLVEAYQTAHKRLTFGGNRKNGTDRNSQGNFNVNQGQFKAEQGKGPQVKDRACYYCKRPGHIQRDCSLYNRGQYRKPEDKKFGKLGLCLSEHENKQHTEGGKPDLYTSAALVKLPGVSTGDTKDVDDNSVPGLDISRGSVGGKEATVLRDTGCSTVFVHSRLVEKEQMTGRGRKIILADGSEKQCQEACVEIDTPFIKGKLFALILDSPFADVILGNVIDKIEKMEVEKPADCLAVQTRAQTRLEAEETKPRPKKTDDGELKFDICDTETLIKLQETDPSLTRVREMTFEKPDEGQSYYTLKDKILYRVFPREVGNDIFQFVLPHKYRSLALEMAHDIPMSGHMGVKKTRNRILQHFFWPGIFSDTSKYCRSCPECQKDYATKYPIAVALKNQEAETVAEALMGIFADVGFPNEILTDQGSNFMSELIKELCRLLKVSKLVSSPYHPQTNGLVEKFNGTLKKMLKAYAVKEPSKWDKHLPYVLFAYREVPNETTGFSPFEMLFARQVRGPLAVLKDHWEEPENCQSSVLSYLLETRERLKECTELAKEKEKVEKHKQKVYYDRKARTRQYEVGDKVLVLLPSNTSKLLAQWKGPFEITEKVGNVDYRVKVKRNKETVFHVNMLKKWYDREDQCEQDLSKEHLSAIDILGGVYESMDYDSEFNDRASPSLELQKGAEDVIFSDTLSNTQVCQLRGLLNEFSDVFSDIPNRTDVVQHSVKLKSDDPVHKKPYPVPYALRERMQKEIDNMTEMILESTVRLGTIISSI